A single Deltaproteobacteria bacterium DNA region contains:
- a CDS encoding TrbC/VirB2 family protein — protein sequence MKRTQVFLSTVILVLLICALPILAFASVESSLIGIQTKLTRVILPTLSIIAIAWAAFSLMSGNERAKSHVWLAVLGSIIGFGAEAIVDFISQAVR from the coding sequence ATGAAACGCACACAGGTGTTCTTATCGACGGTCATTCTCGTGCTCTTGATTTGCGCCTTGCCAATCCTCGCTTTTGCGAGCGTCGAATCGTCGCTGATCGGAATTCAGACGAAGTTAACGAGAGTCATTCTTCCGACGCTCTCAATCATCGCGATCGCGTGGGCCGCATTTTCGCTGATGAGCGGTAACGAGCGTGCGAAGTCGCATGTATGGTTGGCAGTGCTGGGATCGATCATCGGTTTTGGTGCTGAAGCGATCGTCGACTTCATCTCCCAGGCGGTGCGGTAA
- a CDS encoding TraC family protein yields MNTDGVLCESLPYWEFRTTPIPHVILSDGSVSSGFEISPLDIECFDESRINQLTHGLRAFSNSLPEGMTCQFMVKVESDVEDLLRRHVELVTTNNSALESLDHERSSLVLDDVKRGELFRPRLMFFMKTEGSLRPGIFAISGTKKFSEKFESGFEDRLQSLAQALDGARSSIASLGFATETLSPSDLIEILYRYLNPRRSEDVSAPNVASRDTDIDLTSPRSQIVFGDLILDREDFILDGLRTRVVTLKTLPEVTFAGMMSGFLAFPFKYELFFSFKVPDQSKEVKSLEQKRRMAHSLSVSSSNRVTDLESESRLSQTTDLLRELIETGQKIFRSELVVILRDDAGLDGLKRLNLRTKEVLSKFKTLSGSEGIQEAVGAWKIFKSNLPLAPMSLVRGKRMKTNNVVDLFPLYGAATGDETPVCLLKTRLGSLYSLNPYSARLNNFNMLVTGSSGSGKSFANNFLMLQQIARGTKVFIVDVGGSYRKMTEVLDGQYFDVNLTGKYSINPFDMSDPSSVPSGERLKSLVSIVEQMVVDDGEKLSRFDRVSLERALATVFENARTRFEAVSPTLSDLANYCLQYGDESLQRIGKLLYPWTGDTPYGRLLDRPGQIEADKSIVTFDLKGLSQYPDLQSVMILILTGFILEQVETDRTVSKRVLLDEAWELLKSPAASQFMEYAVRTFRKTGSGVTFITQGVEEIIASGLGSAILNNTAMKLVMLQRGSTDVLRDALKLNSQELRLIQSLEQRKGVFSEGFLMAGETRQVIRIQPTPRQYWISTSDPRDDQFLRKLQDDGHSLESAISEAASVAPFGVSSLKGVAV; encoded by the coding sequence ATGAACACGGACGGTGTTTTGTGCGAGAGCCTTCCATACTGGGAATTTCGAACAACGCCGATCCCGCACGTCATCTTATCAGACGGGTCGGTCAGCTCGGGCTTCGAGATTTCACCGCTAGATATTGAGTGCTTTGATGAGTCGAGAATCAATCAGCTGACCCATGGCCTTCGAGCATTTTCGAACTCTCTTCCAGAGGGGATGACTTGCCAATTCATGGTGAAGGTCGAGTCCGACGTCGAAGACCTGCTTCGAAGACACGTTGAGCTTGTGACGACCAACAATAGCGCACTTGAATCTCTAGATCACGAGCGCTCGTCACTCGTTTTAGATGACGTTAAGCGCGGCGAACTCTTTCGTCCTCGGCTGATGTTTTTTATGAAAACTGAAGGCTCGCTTCGGCCGGGCATCTTTGCGATTTCGGGAACAAAGAAATTCTCTGAGAAATTCGAATCCGGTTTTGAAGATCGGCTACAGAGTCTTGCGCAAGCTCTGGACGGCGCCCGATCGTCGATCGCTTCTCTCGGGTTTGCGACAGAAACTTTGTCGCCTTCGGATCTGATTGAAATTCTATACCGGTATCTCAATCCTCGTCGAAGCGAGGATGTGTCGGCGCCAAACGTGGCATCTCGCGACACTGATATAGATTTGACCTCGCCGAGGTCACAGATTGTTTTTGGCGACCTCATTTTAGATCGGGAAGATTTCATCCTCGACGGGCTGCGGACGAGAGTCGTGACGCTCAAAACTTTGCCGGAAGTTACGTTCGCGGGAATGATGAGTGGCTTTCTAGCGTTTCCTTTTAAATACGAGCTCTTCTTTTCGTTCAAAGTTCCGGATCAATCGAAAGAAGTTAAGAGTCTCGAACAGAAGCGTCGAATGGCGCACTCGCTATCAGTGTCTTCGTCAAACCGGGTGACGGATTTAGAGAGTGAGTCGCGACTCTCGCAAACAACAGATTTACTTCGCGAGCTGATCGAAACCGGTCAAAAAATCTTCCGGTCCGAACTTGTTGTGATTCTGCGCGATGACGCCGGCCTGGACGGATTGAAACGATTGAATCTTCGCACCAAAGAAGTTCTGTCGAAGTTTAAAACGTTGAGCGGTTCGGAAGGCATTCAGGAAGCGGTGGGTGCATGGAAGATTTTTAAGTCGAATCTCCCATTGGCGCCGATGAGTCTCGTTCGCGGCAAGCGAATGAAGACAAATAACGTGGTCGATCTCTTTCCCTTGTATGGGGCGGCGACGGGAGACGAGACGCCAGTTTGCCTGTTGAAAACAAGACTCGGGTCTCTGTATTCGCTGAATCCGTACTCTGCCCGGCTGAACAATTTCAATATGCTCGTCACCGGATCGAGTGGATCAGGAAAAAGTTTTGCGAATAACTTTCTGATGCTTCAGCAGATCGCGCGAGGAACGAAGGTCTTCATCGTCGATGTCGGCGGATCGTACCGAAAAATGACCGAAGTCTTGGATGGTCAATATTTCGACGTGAACCTCACGGGCAAATACTCGATTAACCCTTTCGACATGAGTGATCCTAGCTCCGTTCCTAGCGGTGAACGGCTCAAGTCACTCGTTAGCATCGTCGAGCAAATGGTGGTCGATGACGGCGAGAAACTTTCGCGTTTTGATCGAGTTTCTCTGGAGCGGGCGCTTGCGACCGTTTTCGAGAACGCGCGTACGCGTTTCGAAGCTGTCTCGCCGACGCTATCTGATCTGGCGAATTATTGCCTTCAATACGGTGATGAGTCGCTACAGAGAATCGGAAAGCTTCTTTATCCGTGGACGGGAGATACGCCGTACGGTCGGCTATTGGACCGACCAGGTCAAATTGAGGCCGACAAGTCGATCGTGACATTCGATCTAAAAGGATTGTCGCAATATCCCGATCTTCAGTCGGTCATGATCTTGATTCTGACGGGATTCATTCTTGAACAAGTCGAGACGGATCGAACAGTTTCAAAGCGCGTTTTGCTCGACGAAGCCTGGGAACTTCTGAAAAGTCCGGCCGCGAGCCAATTCATGGAGTACGCGGTTAGGACTTTCCGAAAAACCGGTAGCGGTGTCACGTTCATCACTCAGGGTGTCGAAGAAATCATCGCAAGTGGTCTAGGGTCTGCGATTCTCAATAACACCGCGATGAAGCTTGTGATGCTTCAACGCGGTAGCACGGATGTACTTCGCGATGCGCTAAAGCTCAATTCTCAAGAGCTTCGTCTGATTCAAAGCCTCGAACAGCGAAAAGGAGTTTTCAGCGAAGGTTTTTTGATGGCGGGTGAAACTCGCCAAGTCATTCGGATTCAGCCGACGCCCCGTCAGTATTGGATTTCAACGTCGGACCCGCGCGACGACCAATTCTTACGAAAACTTCAAGACGATGGTCATTCGCTTGAGTCTGCGATTTCGGAGGCGGCATCGGTCGCACCGTTCGGCGTTTCGTCGCTCAAAGGAGTCGCCGTATGA
- a CDS encoding type IV secretory system conjugative DNA transfer family protein encodes MKDSKGPEMTDRGFLFLTIGAAILVGWLKFKPQIVGFYVKWRYLVALVITIAIMAAYRLARNRFKAKHRSKNLEKEILSASDTEDSVYAGITADGKSVYIKQSFRRMHTQVVGTTNAGKTESVIIPWAVDDIKKGRGFLMIDGKADSDLLNKLYAYAKKYHREHDVRILSLCNVDISHTFNPLAGGSPLEVAERVFAAMNFDNEYFKSIQYDAFLHCLLLLADVKIKATPYRVIECLKHEKHLADLAKRSTDERLQNWVKDFLGLKREEREQRTSGLVSQLQSFAVGETATIFNSENSDIDLERALENGEIVYCQLPALKIPTLGKATGKVILQCLQSAVASRHIGDSKNRKFFSVYLDDFTEYLTPSFVTLLNKSRSANVGIVFAHQALGDLAEHGDGVKNTILTNSNLKVFMRTNEPESAEYFSSVIGTSLTAKVTERQKDGVFGHEKTGDGSVREAEEFKFHPNLFKQELGVGEAIVVLPHAQGSLPVRMKFKMSFDLDKPMIPKLLKPAPLGMPKSDESKPSNQPQPEGAPADVMTELISGQTGVAA; translated from the coding sequence ATGAAAGACAGTAAAGGTCCTGAGATGACCGACAGAGGGTTTCTATTTCTGACAATCGGCGCGGCGATTTTGGTTGGATGGCTCAAATTTAAGCCGCAGATTGTCGGCTTCTACGTGAAGTGGCGCTATCTCGTCGCGCTCGTCATCACGATCGCGATCATGGCCGCTTATCGATTGGCGAGAAATAGATTTAAAGCCAAGCATCGGTCGAAAAATTTAGAAAAAGAGATTCTGTCAGCAAGCGACACGGAAGACTCGGTCTACGCGGGTATCACGGCAGATGGAAAATCTGTATACATCAAGCAGTCCTTTCGACGCATGCACACACAAGTCGTCGGCACAACGAATGCCGGCAAAACGGAATCGGTCATCATCCCTTGGGCGGTGGATGACATTAAAAAAGGTCGAGGCTTCTTGATGATCGACGGGAAGGCGGATTCGGATTTGCTCAATAAGCTCTATGCTTACGCAAAAAAATACCATCGTGAACACGACGTCCGAATTTTGTCTCTGTGCAATGTCGACATCAGTCATACGTTTAACCCGTTGGCTGGCGGATCGCCGCTCGAAGTCGCGGAGCGCGTTTTTGCGGCCATGAACTTCGACAACGAGTATTTTAAGAGCATCCAGTACGACGCGTTTTTGCATTGTCTGCTGTTGCTCGCAGACGTGAAGATTAAAGCGACTCCTTACCGCGTCATCGAATGCCTAAAGCACGAGAAGCATCTGGCGGACTTAGCGAAGAGATCAACCGACGAGCGGCTGCAAAATTGGGTGAAAGACTTTTTAGGCCTCAAGCGAGAAGAGCGAGAGCAACGAACGAGCGGACTCGTGTCGCAGCTGCAAAGCTTTGCCGTCGGTGAAACGGCGACGATCTTTAACAGCGAAAACTCGGACATTGATTTGGAGCGCGCTCTCGAAAACGGCGAGATCGTCTATTGCCAGCTTCCGGCCCTCAAAATTCCGACGCTTGGAAAAGCGACAGGTAAGGTTATTCTCCAATGCCTTCAGAGTGCCGTGGCTTCGCGTCACATCGGAGACTCAAAGAACCGAAAGTTCTTTTCGGTGTACCTCGATGATTTCACGGAGTACCTGACGCCGAGCTTTGTGACCCTGCTAAATAAATCTCGAAGTGCGAACGTCGGAATCGTTTTTGCCCATCAGGCGCTCGGAGATTTGGCTGAGCATGGAGACGGGGTCAAAAATACGATCCTGACAAACTCGAACTTGAAGGTTTTCATGCGGACGAACGAGCCTGAGTCGGCCGAGTATTTTTCATCAGTGATTGGAACTTCACTAACCGCGAAAGTGACTGAGCGTCAAAAAGACGGGGTCTTTGGTCATGAGAAAACCGGCGACGGGTCGGTACGGGAAGCCGAGGAGTTCAAATTCCACCCGAACCTTTTTAAGCAAGAGCTTGGCGTCGGCGAAGCGATTGTCGTTCTCCCACATGCGCAAGGATCTCTGCCCGTTCGAATGAAATTCAAAATGTCATTCGATCTTGATAAGCCGATGATTCCGAAACTGTTGAAACCGGCTCCGCTTGGCATGCCAAAAAGTGATGAAAGCAAACCGTCGAATCAGCCGCAGCCCGAAGGAGCGCCTGCGGATGTGATGACGGAATTGATTTCCGGTCAGACGGGGGTGGCGGCATGA
- a CDS encoding sensor histidine kinase — MTGNLKARIQNFERRQIIVSLVGLVALLFLSVVFNFIHLSRQAEQTAKFISRMIQIEDFREVGITLQEAKLDHFSVIKYISSDTRRSFTLPEISELMPDNSFWRKLTHDTVTVDVTSASSSRDKVTFEFSRFKETGWAFFIWLVLNLVSIPQTRLMKKRIVQDFDESVKIETELARAEVARKLRHNIRTPLSALIRLSSRSGSLDANKALLNNVIDHIKNLVSELDEPNTASTPDSLFHPVLTNAMREIRLVSPSRLTVTTEVDDSLISAHGNFVGHELRSILTNLVTNAFEATADGGRVDVIAHDFGDRVIIEVKDNGKGIPSSILPRVTENGFSFDKTSGTGLGLHHATKNVEDWGGELRISSDSGIGTLVRVSIPIGAREPWYVPRIKLHSGDTVVVVDDQLSVHDVWKERLLDAGFAGAAKFFSNAESALVFLGKSVGTESKKVVFADYDLGTEQTGFDVLSKLPDGSVGFLVTGHFDDLDVQARCRSLAVHLMPKTSLSDIPLVVR; from the coding sequence GTGACTGGCAATTTGAAGGCGAGGATTCAGAACTTTGAAAGAAGGCAGATCATCGTTTCGCTCGTGGGACTCGTAGCACTGCTCTTCTTATCGGTTGTTTTCAATTTTATTCATTTAAGTCGTCAGGCTGAGCAGACGGCGAAATTTATCTCACGCATGATTCAAATTGAAGACTTCAGAGAGGTCGGAATTACACTTCAAGAAGCGAAGCTGGACCATTTCTCGGTCATAAAATATATTTCTTCGGACACTCGTCGATCGTTCACGTTGCCGGAAATTTCTGAACTCATGCCGGACAATTCATTTTGGCGTAAGCTTACTCACGACACCGTGACGGTGGATGTTACGTCTGCATCTTCGAGTCGTGATAAAGTTACGTTCGAGTTCAGTCGATTTAAGGAAACCGGTTGGGCCTTTTTCATTTGGCTTGTTCTTAATTTGGTTTCGATTCCGCAGACGCGGCTCATGAAGAAGCGAATCGTTCAAGACTTTGACGAATCGGTGAAAATTGAAACTGAACTTGCACGCGCAGAAGTCGCGCGAAAGTTACGCCATAATATTCGCACTCCACTGTCGGCATTGATTCGTCTTTCGAGCCGAAGTGGCTCTTTAGATGCGAACAAGGCGCTGCTTAACAATGTTATCGATCACATTAAAAATTTGGTATCGGAGCTTGATGAGCCGAATACAGCGTCGACTCCTGACAGTTTGTTCCATCCTGTCCTGACAAACGCAATGCGGGAGATTCGCCTTGTTTCGCCTTCTCGCTTAACCGTCACCACCGAAGTCGATGACTCGCTCATCTCAGCTCACGGTAATTTCGTTGGACATGAATTGCGTTCTATTTTGACAAACTTGGTGACGAACGCTTTTGAAGCGACGGCCGATGGTGGCAGAGTCGATGTTATCGCTCATGACTTTGGCGACCGAGTTATCATCGAAGTGAAAGACAACGGGAAAGGCATTCCATCAAGCATTTTGCCTCGCGTGACTGAAAACGGTTTCTCCTTTGATAAGACTTCCGGGACTGGACTAGGGCTTCACCACGCCACGAAAAATGTGGAAGACTGGGGTGGCGAGCTGCGGATTTCTTCGGATTCCGGAATTGGCACATTGGTTCGAGTTTCGATTCCGATCGGCGCTAGAGAGCCATGGTATGTTCCTCGAATCAAACTGCATTCTGGAGACACAGTTGTCGTTGTCGACGATCAGCTGAGTGTACATGACGTGTGGAAGGAGCGTCTGCTTGATGCGGGCTTCGCCGGAGCGGCGAAGTTCTTTTCGAACGCTGAGTCGGCCCTAGTATTTCTGGGCAAATCTGTCGGAACAGAGTCGAAAAAAGTTGTTTTTGCCGACTACGATCTTGGAACAGAACAGACAGGGTTCGATGTGCTTTCCAAGTTGCCTGATGGATCAGTCGGATTTCTTGTGACGGGCCACTTCGACGATCTCGATGTTCAAGCACGGTGCCGGAGTTTGGCTGTTCATCTTATGCCCAAGACGTCGCTCAGCGACATCCCTCTCGTTGTTCGGTGA
- a CDS encoding TrbG/VirB9 family P-type conjugative transfer protein — translation MKWLAAALLTVILMSSPVNAHVRNITANGDNILNVRTALGIATIIQLPETIQSAIIGDGSGFKVEYLDRAVTIKPLRFGVKTNLYLVTEKRRYNLRLVTQAQDLADYVVYVRNPDIKDAVRWRKFNQFGEADNIRLTVNRIAVSDGGFVLIDAKISSNSNETKALKPEDFWIVQGNTSRTVNGLFVSGLGVSKSNPISVGISLAKSELVATKPIVIELRMKHKISVSISEANLWN, via the coding sequence ATGAAATGGCTTGCGGCTGCACTTCTAACGGTGATTCTGATGTCTTCTCCGGTGAATGCGCACGTTCGTAATATTACGGCGAACGGGGATAATATTCTCAACGTCCGAACGGCGCTTGGGATCGCAACGATTATTCAGCTACCTGAAACGATTCAATCGGCCATCATAGGCGATGGTTCAGGTTTTAAGGTGGAGTATCTTGATCGGGCGGTGACCATCAAGCCGCTTCGGTTTGGCGTAAAGACGAATCTGTATCTCGTTACCGAAAAACGACGATACAATTTGCGGCTTGTGACGCAGGCGCAGGATCTCGCGGACTACGTCGTTTATGTGCGAAATCCCGATATTAAGGACGCGGTCAGGTGGCGCAAGTTCAATCAATTCGGTGAAGCCGACAATATACGTCTGACGGTAAATCGAATCGCCGTGTCCGACGGTGGATTCGTCCTCATCGACGCGAAGATTTCTAGCAACTCGAACGAGACGAAGGCGCTGAAGCCCGAGGATTTTTGGATCGTTCAGGGAAACACATCGCGGACGGTTAACGGCCTTTTCGTTTCGGGTCTCGGAGTTTCAAAATCGAATCCAATTTCTGTTGGAATATCTCTGGCGAAATCTGAATTAGTTGCGACCAAACCGATCGTGATTGAACTGCGTATGAAACATAAAATTTCTGTTTCGATTTCAGAGGCGAACCTATGGAATTGA